The Bifidobacteriaceae bacterium sequence GGCCTGATCTGGCTGTCCATGCCCTACACGGCAACGCGCGAGGCGGCGGTCGACATGTTTCGGAAGCACCGGACCTGGGTTGACCGGCAACTGGAGCGGTTCGCCGCTCCCCCGCCGGAGGCGAGACTGTGGGGGAAGGCCCTGCCGGGCGGGTTCCGCGGGGCGGAGCTGGACCAGTTGTATCGAGTCGAACTCGAACGGCAACTGGAGGATTCCGCGCCGGGCTGGATTGACCGGGTGGGGCAGGCGCCGGAGCGCTGGACGCTGCGGTGGATGACTTCCCGTTGGGGCAGTTGCGCCAGCCGCACCCGCCGAATCACCCTCAACCCGGCGCTGGCGGCGTTGCCTGTGGCCTGCTTTGAGGAAGTCCTGGTGCATGAACTGGTCCACCTGATCGAGCCCAACCACGGCCCAGGCTTCGCGGCCCAGATGGATCGGCTGCTCCCGAACTGGCGGGAGACACGCGCCGCCATGCGCAAGACGAAGCCGCTGCGCCGACCCGTTTGAGCGGATTGGCGGCGCGGCCGGGCCGAAAGGCGGGCAAACGGGTCAACGGCCAAGACGGCATCGTGCGACTGGGGCCGCAACGGGTAGGCTGTTACTCCGCGCGCCAGTAGCTCAGTGGATAGAGCACCGCTCTCCTAAAGCGGGTGTCGGAGGTTCGAGTCCTC is a genomic window containing:
- a CDS encoding M48 family metallopeptidase; its protein translation is MTAANRAREHAATPNPYYEPPVEAPSAEDLQDPCWRILHDPYWDDDEPFDYGYGYGDGFDGLEDFEDAMAEERRMRQAVRRAAGGRRPHGVVLREVVEIDGLKVEFRRKAMVNLRLHVEPGGLIWLSMPYTATREAAVDMFRKHRTWVDRQLERFAAPPPEARLWGKALPGGFRGAELDQLYRVELERQLEDSAPGWIDRVGQAPERWTLRWMTSRWGSCASRTRRITLNPALAALPVACFEEVLVHELVHLIEPNHGPGFAAQMDRLLPNWRETRAAMRKTKPLRRPV